The following DNA comes from Papaver somniferum cultivar HN1 chromosome 4, ASM357369v1, whole genome shotgun sequence.
AATAACCATTTTCTGTGAGTCTACTCTAAATCAACGTACAAGAATGGCACTTTAATGAACGAACTAATTATTCAAATGTTATAACTGTCAGATTGGGAGAGAAATATGGATATCATAAACATGATGATGAATATATATTTTGAATTCTCCACGCATAATAAATTTAGATCTGAGCAACCTGATAAATAATAAGTGCGGGATTTGGTTACCAATTATTGGCATTATACTGTACAGCTTACGAAATGCTTGTCTCAAATGGAAGCTGCAAACTGAGGGTTTGCAAAATGGCCTCCTAGACAATGCTGAAAATATATACTACACCCATAATTCACCTGCATAAGTAAAAAAGTTGGCTTCATGGGTGATTTTAAGTATAATATTATAGTCCTATTGGGGGTTGTAGTGCATATCTTACTTTCTTTTTTGTACTTAGCTGTAAGCCTGTAGTCATGGATTGGAACCTTAGATTGAATTCATATATGTTACAAAAATGATTCCTTGCTGACTCATTTTTTGTCTTTGTATATCCATGTGTATCTGTGTGGTGGTGATGGGTCTTATCTTATATGAAAATGTTGTTGGTTGATGCTACTTAAAGCTTTGTAACTTTTGTGCTTTGTTGGTTTATTTGCTGCAACTCATTTGTGAGGTTTTTGCTTGTATGTATTGAATCCATTTACTTGCATTTTGGTCCCCTACAGGGCCTGCACTACTTCCTTATCTTATAACAACATTAAAATTCAGCTTTGCTTTTTCACACGTTTGCTTGTGATAAAACTTTCGAGTTACTTCAGCAAGGAACTCGTAGCTTCCTTTGTCTTGCTTCATGAGTTGTGTTTATTTTTGTCATTAGCATCATAAGCGTAATTAGATTCGTAAGATCAATGGAATGAgtcttgataatattttttgcAGGAGGACCTTCAAGTTCCTTGCCGCCGTTATCATGGTCTGCACGTTTGAAGATCATCCAAGGTTCTGCTCGTGGTCTTGCATACATTCATGAGTGCAGCCCTCGAAAGTACGTCCACGGGAACATTAAATCATCAAAAATCCTTCTTGATGAAGATCTCCATCCATACATTTCTGGTTTTGGACTCACCCGGCTCATTTCAAGCACCAACAAAACCGCAGACCTCAATGCCGAGAAGAAAAACTTGGCCCAGAAAGTAGTCATCTCAGGATTTGGCTCAAAATCTCTGTCATCTCCAACATCAGTATACTTGGCTCCTGAAGCTCAGGTTTCCAGCAGCAAAATGTCTCAGAAATGTGATGTTTACTCTTTCGGGGTTGCGGTTTTGGAAACACTAACCGGTCGCCTTCCGGATGTTGGTCCCGAAAATGATGAGAAGGGATTGGAAAGTTTTGTGAGGAGAGCATTCCAAGAGGAACGCCCATTATCGGAGATTATAGATCCGGCACTCATTCACGAAGTTTATGCAAAGAAACAAGTACTTGCAGCATTTCATATTGCTCTCAGTTGCACAGAATTGGATCCGGAGATCCGACCAAGGATGAGATCTGTTTCAGAGAGTCTTGATAGAATTGGATCTCCTCATTGAAACCTTAGTTGGAGAAGTAATATGTTGCTCATTTTGTTCCAGTAATGTACAAACTGACTTGGTAGATTGTTACTATATTTATTCAAATTTTCGATATTTACGCCTCGACTCTACTGTGCCTGTAATCACTAAGTTGTTGTATATTTTGGTCGAAAAAAATATCATTTAAAAATTAATCTGCTGGTGTTTCATGACATTCTCAGACCATCGTCATGCTCTTGATAAATGAGTCGTGAAACTATTGTGACCAGTATCCAGCATCCGTGTTTCAGGGAGTACGCTGTATGAAATATGCCTCTTATTTTGGATCCAGTTAAAGGCTTgtctaaaaaggaaaaagaaaacaaagaaatagTTAAAAGGCTTGTCCACTTCCGGAACTCCTAATCATTCTCTTGAAGCTCATCCTCTTTATGATAAATGATACGCTTGTCCTGAAATGACCTGGCCCAATAGGGAAATCCCAATTCATTGGACCTTTCGGTACAATCAAATAGATTGCCACAAGGGCGCCATATTCTAGGAGCCCAAACTATGTTATTGAATACTACAAGCGTCAGCCTCAAGAGTCGAGGATAGACATGTCAACCATCTATCTTCATCACGATGGGTGCAAGCAGACCTTGCAAGATCATGGGAGCATCTATTTGCCTCCTGAACTGCGCGAGTGAACTCAATGAGATAAGAGTTCTCTAGAGAAATGAAGGCAGTCGCTTTCTTTTAGTGCAGTTGGATAAGGAGAGGACAGATGCCCGCTTGATAGTTACCAGACACGCCTGGGTTTCTGCAATCCAAGGATTAGACTGCTGTAGAATAATTGTTTTACTGCCGAAATGTTCCCCCAAGTCACCGCTGCGCTAGCCGAGATGAAAGAATCTAGAGCTCCATCAATGTTGATCTTTACCATGGGTGGATCAAGAGGAATCCAAGCCACTTGGTCAATGTTCAGAGAGTGGTTTCAGTAAGGGCTTTTTTACCCGAGTCAAAATGTTGCATAGATGAGTCGACTCCGATTCTCCCGCTCCCCTGATCCGAATTCCCCCTCCCAGGACATTGAACGAAGCCGCAGTTAAAACGCTTTGAATTTTAAAACTTCTGATTTTTACTGTGAAATAAAAACTGGTGTAAGATTTTGCTTATAACATTATTATATTCCTCGAGATCTTCTGTGTGATTCTTCAAATACATCAATGTTATCGTTTTGATACTTCAGTTCAGCTCAGCTCATCTCATCTCAGTTACTCAAATTCTACCAGGAAACCACCATGAACACATTATtgaatccaaaccctaatttatcatCCCCAAATTTTTCAATCCGAGCAAAAAAGCTCAGACTTTTAACAAATTCTGGCCAGCAAATCTCACTTGTCGCACCAGCAAACAAAACTCATACTTCAATTCGTTCTAAGAGAGCAGATTCAATTGTAAGATGTGTGCTAGATTCATCAATTATTGATCAACTAGGGCTGTCTGAATCTGGCCTTCATAATCCTTCGATATCTACTTCATATCGTAGTCTGGATATCCCTAATCCTAATCAAACTTTATTGGATGCTCAAGCAAGGGTTTGTACTGGTCCTACACAGACTAAACCCCTGACTGAAGAACAAACTTTGAAAGTCTTGGATACCATTTTGAGATCAGGTAATTTACCCCTCTCATTGAAATTTGTTATTTTTATGGTAAAACCCGAATTTTGTTGTCATTTTTTTATGTTAATATATCATGTTTTTTATTGATATTGTTTGTGCTACAGCGAGTGGAAAATTGGGAGTTGGTGAGGAAGAGGTTTCAAGAGCACAACTTGGGGCATTTTTTGCTGGAATGACAATTCGAGCGAATTGTTTTTCAGAAGCTACTCAATGGAGTGAAGGAGAAACACGTGCAATGAACGTGTTGTGGCCACGACTAATTCGAGAACTACCAGCTGATATCATTTTTATTGCTGATCCTGAAGGTTCAATTATGGGAGTTGGTACTTCAATTGGACCTCAGTTTGTTGGGAATGGTCCTAATGAGATGAGACTTGTTGGTGCTCTGAGAGAAGTTTTGGCAGGTGGGCATCTTGGATTTGAAGAAGTTCAAGGTGTATTACGAGATGTTCTTCCTTTAGAGACTGGGATGCAAGGAAATGTGAGTGAGTCGTTGTTTTCGGCGTTCTTGATAGGTCAAAGGATGAATCGAGAAACTGATCGCGAGCTTAAAGCCTACTGTCTTGCCTTCGATCAAGAACATGGTAAGTATTATTAGCATTAGATATGTTTTCCACTTCGTTCGGCATAAAAAAATTCTGATGTGACATATTTGATACTAGTGGTGTTTGTATGGGTTACTGTTTTACCAGGTCCTCCACCAGTTGCCGATGTTAAGTCACTGACCCATTACGGTGAACCCTATGATGGAAATACCCGTTTCTTCAGAAGCACATTGTTTGTCGCTGCTGTAAGAGCATGCTACGGGGAAGCAAGTTTGCTTCATGGTGTGGAATATATGTCACCTAAGGTCAGCATTCTGTACACACGCATACAAAATGCTTCTGAGAAACCCTTATTTTTTTAATTGTCTAAAACTCTTTTTACAGAGATGCATCCTTATCATGAACCCTACTGTTATACCATTTGTGCTTGCCAGATTAGTTTTTTATGGAATTTCCTCTGAAATGTTGAGTTGTTAAGGTTTCCAGGGGGGAATAACAGAAGAACAAATGCTGAAGTTCATCGGAGCGAACACTCATTTATCCCCTCTTCAGACAAAAGGACTTCTTGAGGTGCAATAATAATCATCAGAAATATCTTGGCCACAGCCACCTCCATCCGTAtatccttctttcttctttcgtttctaattaaaaaaattatggatatgttatgttttgtttcaGGATGAGGACGTCGGTTTCGGATATTTAAGTCAACGTGAAGCTCGTCCATCTCTGTATGCTCCTCTCtattctctttatttttttagCTCCTTGATGAAGTGAATTGGCATTGCTTCTGTTAGTGAATAGTTTCTAACCATTTATTTCCAACTGATACTTACTTCATATCTGCAAGTTATATGCATTCCGTGGAAGTAAATTTTAAATAAGAATCCAACAGAATTCACAGCTGTAAATGTGGTATCCTATATATAGCTTTCAGTGTGGTGAAGTGGTACATACTATTCATATCATACTGATAGGAGAATGAAAACCAATAGCTTCCCAATGATTATAAGTTAGCTGACGTCAATATATCCAGTATTCTGTAGTGCCATTTATGTACAGTCGTAGGCTTATACTGTATAGTTGTATTATGAGGGTAAATCAAAACTGGGATTACCACTAACATCAGATGTTGCTTTTGTAGATACTCGTTACGTGGACTGAGGGAGCACATAAAAAAACGTCCACCTATTGCAACTTCTGAGAAAGTCCAGCAGTTTGTGAGGGTAAGTGCTATAGTGTCGTCTAGCTAAAGTTTAAAAATTGATACAGACTCTTAGGTCATAAAATATATGCATCTACTGCTAAGGCCGCAGTCCGCAAGGATCTAGATGTCTTGTGGGCAGCTAAAGTTGTATTTGACATTATTTATTGGTCCTCTTTCATATGGTATATGATATATAGGTAACAAAGTTGAAGTGTGTAGCATGCATGCATTTACATTGTGCATCATGCCCAAGAAGTTTATGTGCTGCTTATTGGATGCAAAAGTGTGGACAACTATGTCTctgtatctctttttttttttttgcatttgcatttGCATTTGCACAGATTAGATGGACATCATTTGTGTCTGTTTTACACAATGACTTGAATGTGTAAAACAGGAGGACTACATAGTTGACTTTAGAGTGCTTTGGTTTTCTTAACAGGCACGTGGAAAGGAAGCTATTGTTGCTGGGTTCTATCATGAAGGCTATGAGGATCCGTTGCTAATGCTTATGAGAAGAAGAGGTGTCCATTCTGGTTTGGTTGTGAAGGTATGCAAATTGATGTATACATTCCTGATCCTAATTGCATGCAGGCATTGAATAAGTGCCTTGATGAAGGTTGCCTTTTATTGTTATATTGTTCTATTTCTCTTTCAAATTGTGTGATTCTTCTAAATCGTAACAACCGGGGTTTAAAAAAATACGTTGAAGCAACGCGATGCTTTTTCCTTTAGCGAGGTGATGCGCAGCTTTGATGCTTTGCCTCACATTGCAAAAGGGAAATGCTAGAAAAATAAGTAAATGATAAACATAACTCATGTGAAATTTATAATTCATTATAGTCATCAACCTATTATGCGTATATAAAACCTTATAGATACCATGTTACAATCTGCATGCTACAGCCTCCaccttttctttttaaagttcgATACTTGTCTTCTTTAAGTGGTATTTATTCCTAGGgctttaagaagaagaaaaaagaaagaaaaaaacgccTCAAGGCCCATGTTTTGGCCTTTTTATGCTCAAAAGGTGTATGCCTCGAACCAAATGCACAAGCATCagtatgaaaaaaaaatgaagcacAGGAAGGCAAGCCTTGGAATGTTTTTTTGAAACAGTGTTAATAACAATTAGCTACCTAAGTTGTAGCCTACGAAAAACTTCGATGGTTTGACCTTTTCTTTTATCATTCATGGTTGGTGTAGGGAGAAGAAGGAGCGCTTTCAATGACAACAAGAGTACGATCTGCACAGGCAACAAAAGGCCCCCCAGTAAACTACTGTGCAGGTTTTCGGTCATTGAGCTATCCATTTGTATCTGAATTGGATGGTAAGAAACTTTTCTTGTGCTTGGTATCTTAGTATTTCTTCAAGTCATCAGTTTATAAGAGCTTGGTACGACTATCATACTTCATCTTGAACGCCCCTTCTTTTCCAGGATCGTAAGAACTTATCTTTGAGGTTCAATTTTGAATACAGGAGTCTCACGTGAGAGTTTCAGTGTTGAGGTTAATGCTAAAGATTATGGTTTTGAACCCACAGATACTCCCAGAACTGATAGATCGGTATGTCTCCTCTTTCTCTTTATGATGGTTAGTATAAATGCAATCTGGCTCGACCAGACAGCAATCATATTACACCAGCACCACCCTCCCTCTCTTTGTCGTTGACAATTCCGTCTTCTCTTATGTTATTAGGTTTTGAGGAACATAGAACTGGGTCTAGCAGCACTAAGTGGTGAAAAGGGGCCAGCTTATGATAGGATAGTGTTGAATGCTGGAATGGTAGACCATTTGCTTGGTTGTGATGGTGCAGAAGACGTTTCCGCAGCATTAGATAGAGCAAGAGAGGCCATCGATAGTGGTAAAGCATTAAGCAGATTGTTGAATTACGTAAAGGCATCCCACAGAATTTAAGTTAATGAGCTTCTAGTCGCTctcatttgtttgttttttcttttgtttattcAGTTAAATGTAACTTGATGCTCAATAAAGGAGGTTGCTGAGTGAAAGCAAAACACCAAGTAATCTCGAATTTTGGTTTTGTTCTATAATGCATTTTTTTCGTTTATTAGTGGACAATTTGTCACACGCTTCCTGTACAAAAAATCACCGACGGTTTATGTTCCATGTGATCAGCACACCAATTTCCATGCATCTTAGCGGGAGTTTGGTAAAAATTTGGACATGGAAAatattttggtttcttatttaggTAAAGAGTATTACATAGACTAGTTGGAAGACTAACAAGCTAAACACCAACAACGTACTACGGGGATGACCGGCCTGTTTTTGTGTCTTATTTAGGTTAACCAGTAAATTATAATTATACGTCGTTCTATAGTAAATTGTATCGATTTAATTTTATGTTCATGTTTGAGATGTATTTTTTGAAACAAACATCTAGTTTCAAACCTAGTTAGCAAGGGATGCGTCAAAATTTTGGACCGACAAAAATGCATTAATCGGGTAAGTAAAATATGCGGTCAAACATGCATAATAAGGGAAAAGTTCGGAACTTGTCAATTCACATTTAATACGTTTCACATATAAAGTGCTTGACGTAAAAAAATTAGGACAAGTAGAGATGGAATATAGAAAAAGACAGACATGAAAGAAAAAGGAAGATTTATTCACTAGATATGAAATACATATTTCATATGTTTAAACCTCTCTCTATATATAGCTACTAGGTATTACCGGGATCTTACGGTTCCCGGCTCAACCTCTGATGAGTATCATGTGTCACATAATTACAATGCACTATGTACATTGTGGAGATTTTGATTTTCGACTTTCTCTATTATTATTATATCTACATTGTAAAATTTATACGAATTATTTCGACCTTTTCACAATTATACACAAATGTTTATATTCTTTCTAGGACCACAACTTTTCAGGATCCAACACATGTCAGTATCTTTGCCTCAATTTTGTTGCATGCAACTCTCTCAGTGAGACCATGGCAAATATATTGGATTTTAT
Coding sequences within:
- the LOC113276196 gene encoding uncharacterized protein LOC113276196 codes for the protein MNTLLNPNPNLSSPNFSIRAKKLRLLTNSGQQISLVAPANKTHTSIRSKRADSIVRCVLDSSIIDQLGLSESGLHNPSISTSYRSLDIPNPNQTLLDAQARVCTGPTQTKPLTEEQTLKVLDTILRSASGKLGVGEEEVSRAQLGAFFAGMTIRANCFSEATQWSEGETRAMNVLWPRLIRELPADIIFIADPEGSIMGVGTSIGPQFVGNGPNEMRLVGALREVLAGGHLGFEEVQGVLRDVLPLETGMQGNVSESLFSAFLIGQRMNRETDRELKAYCLAFDQEHGPPPVADVKSLTHYGEPYDGNTRFFRSTLFVAAVRACYGEASLLHGVEYMSPKGGITEEQMLKFIGANTHLSPLQTKGLLEDEDVGFGYLSQREARPSLYSLRGLREHIKKRPPIATSEKVQQFVRARGKEAIVAGFYHEGYEDPLLMLMRRRGVHSGLVVKGEEGALSMTTRVRSAQATKGPPVNYCAGFRSLSYPFVSELDGVSRESFSVEVNAKDYGFEPTDTPRTDRSVLRNIELGLAALSGEKGPAYDRIVLNAGMVDHLLGCDGAEDVSAALDRAREAIDSGKALSRLLNYVKASHRI